One window of the Candidatus Saccharibacteria bacterium genome contains the following:
- the murB gene encoding UDP-N-acetylmuramate dehydrogenase: MLTINEHVSLASYSTMRLGGEAAYLTEIHTREDLKEAFRWASEKELPMLMIGGGSNIVWRDEGFPGLIMVNRILGYEDYVSLDSHFITVGAGEIWDTVVGRSVAAGLTGIEALSLIPGTAGATPVQNVGAYGQEIAQTITSVEVFDRTTGQLTTVPTEACGFSYRHSLFQTEYRERFFITAITLHLTAGNPFPPYYSAVEKYLAEHPVNGPVTPRVIRDAVIDIRSTKLPDPALVANNGSFFANPIVDGKTFIELIETYPTMPNYPSEGGGVKIPAAWLIEQVGYKDVHDSRTGMATWPAQPLVLVNEHAKSTADLLKFRDEITQAVQSRFGITLCQEPELLP, encoded by the coding sequence ATGCTCACCATAAACGAACACGTTTCTCTTGCCAGCTACTCTACCATGCGCCTTGGCGGCGAGGCAGCCTATCTTACCGAAATCCATACGCGCGAAGACCTAAAGGAAGCCTTCCGCTGGGCTAGTGAGAAGGAGCTGCCCATGCTCATGATTGGAGGCGGTAGTAACATCGTCTGGCGGGACGAAGGTTTTCCGGGACTCATTATGGTAAATCGTATACTTGGCTACGAAGATTACGTGTCGCTCGACAGCCACTTCATAACCGTTGGGGCTGGCGAAATCTGGGATACGGTGGTCGGTCGCAGCGTAGCTGCCGGGCTCACGGGCATTGAAGCACTCAGTCTCATTCCGGGCACTGCCGGGGCAACACCGGTACAAAATGTTGGAGCATACGGCCAGGAAATCGCCCAAACTATCACTAGCGTCGAAGTATTTGACCGTACCACCGGTCAGCTGACCACTGTGCCAACAGAGGCCTGCGGGTTCTCCTACCGCCATAGCCTGTTTCAGACCGAATACCGCGAGCGGTTTTTCATAACTGCCATTACACTTCACCTCACAGCCGGAAACCCCTTCCCGCCTTACTACAGTGCTGTCGAGAAGTACCTCGCCGAGCACCCAGTGAATGGGCCTGTGACCCCAAGGGTCATTCGCGATGCCGTCATTGACATTCGCAGCACCAAGCTACCAGACCCAGCGCTCGTCGCAAATAACGGCTCGTTTTTCGCAAACCCAATCGTAGACGGAAAAACATTCATTGAACTCATAGAAACCTACCCCACCATGCCCAACTACCCAAGCGAAGGCGGTGGCGTCAAAATCCCCGCTGCCTGGCTGATTGAACAAGTGGGCTACAAAGACGTGCACGATAGCAGGACTGGCATGGCAACATGGCCCGCCCAACCACTTGTACTCGTCAACGAACACGCCAAAAGCACCGCTGACCTCCTGAAATTCCGCGATGAAATTACCCAAGCCGTCCAATCTCGCTTTGGTATCACCCTCTGTCAAGAACCCGAACTCCTCCCGTAG
- a CDS encoding helix-turn-helix transcriptional regulator encodes MAQKDTSAPYSLLGKKLRKLREAHRESVAEVSGAVEIEEKYLSNIEAGKDRPSEDILLLLISHFGLEDDNADELWHLAGYHQHEDSEPHAHTEQDDARQRTAAMMIMLDPRVMYSDSVEVVSNKQGVIVNFSQTAGPDAPHLTISRIGMSYDQAKAVMGILHQVLYNHDNPGNTRRLSGGKANKPE; translated from the coding sequence ATGGCACAGAAAGATACGTCCGCACCATACAGCCTACTCGGCAAAAAGCTTCGCAAGCTCCGTGAAGCGCACCGCGAAAGTGTTGCAGAGGTATCTGGTGCAGTGGAAATTGAAGAAAAATATCTTTCAAACATAGAGGCGGGCAAAGACCGCCCCAGCGAAGACATACTCTTACTACTCATTAGTCACTTTGGACTAGAGGACGATAACGCAGATGAGCTCTGGCACTTGGCCGGCTACCATCAACATGAAGATAGCGAACCGCACGCCCACACCGAGCAAGACGATGCTCGTCAGCGTACTGCCGCCATGATGATAATGCTTGACCCGCGAGTAATGTACAGCGATAGCGTGGAAGTTGTTTCCAACAAGCAGGGAGTTATAGTCAACTTCTCTCAGACAGCCGGGCCAGATGCGCCGCACCTGACTATTTCGCGGATTGGCATGAGCTACGACCAAGCAAAAGCGGTCATGGGCATTTTGCACCAAGTACTGTATAACCACGATAATCCTGGTAATACCCGTCGGCTTAGCGGCGGAAAAGCAAATAAACCCGAGTAG
- a CDS encoding alpha,alpha-trehalase has translation MLDNELFDKAMAAAEQAARKLLPAKHVPLSATDVATARSYIADYWVKLERYHPADDESLLGMPNPYLVPSYDETASFDYNELYYWDSYFMVQGILDEPHRDLVIGILENLLYLFERFGAVPNASRTYLTGRSQPPLLTSFIFDVYSAYSLSETWLKKAISVAQEEYRVVWCGTKKPNERLVYKNLSRYYDINHLHDLAEAESGWDMTPRFNRRALHYLPVDLNALLYKYETDFARAERIFGNEEGAKKWLTAAESRKKTMNELMWDQLRGLYYDYDFKKQRRGNISSLAAYFPMWAGMVSEKRAANLVKALRRFENKGGLATTDALPLGQFVPGSMPVQWAFPNGWAPLHFIVVEGLLKYGYREDAERIATKWLHTNLDWFNEHGVFLEKYNVVSPDKPPQKGVYPSQTGFGWTNAVFERFCQEFIDVKSANP, from the coding sequence ATGCTAGATAACGAGCTGTTCGACAAAGCAATGGCCGCGGCCGAACAGGCGGCGCGAAAACTACTACCCGCAAAACACGTACCATTGTCGGCCACAGATGTTGCTACTGCTCGATCTTACATTGCCGACTATTGGGTAAAGCTGGAGCGTTACCATCCAGCAGATGATGAAAGCTTGCTCGGCATGCCAAACCCATACCTTGTGCCCAGCTACGATGAAACGGCCAGCTTTGACTATAACGAACTGTACTACTGGGATAGTTACTTTATGGTACAAGGCATATTAGATGAACCGCACCGAGACTTAGTCATCGGCATACTAGAGAATCTGCTGTATTTGTTTGAGCGGTTTGGAGCTGTCCCAAATGCTTCTCGAACGTACCTAACCGGGCGGTCACAACCGCCGCTCCTAACCAGTTTTATATTTGATGTTTACAGTGCCTATTCCCTTAGTGAAACTTGGTTAAAAAAAGCAATATCCGTTGCGCAGGAAGAATATCGCGTCGTATGGTGCGGCACAAAGAAGCCCAACGAACGGCTTGTGTACAAAAATCTCAGCCGCTACTACGATATTAACCACCTTCATGACCTTGCCGAGGCCGAAAGCGGCTGGGATATGACCCCACGGTTTAACCGCAGGGCGCTACATTATCTTCCGGTCGACTTAAATGCGCTGCTTTATAAATATGAGACCGATTTTGCCCGCGCTGAAAGAATTTTTGGCAACGAAGAGGGGGCAAAAAAATGGCTTACGGCAGCCGAGAGCCGCAAAAAAACCATGAATGAACTCATGTGGGACCAACTACGTGGCCTGTACTACGACTATGACTTTAAAAAACAGAGACGCGGTAACATAAGTAGTCTAGCGGCATATTTCCCCATGTGGGCTGGAATGGTAAGCGAAAAACGGGCTGCAAATCTCGTGAAAGCACTGCGGCGATTTGAAAATAAAGGCGGTCTCGCTACAACCGACGCTTTACCACTTGGGCAGTTTGTGCCCGGTAGCATGCCCGTCCAGTGGGCCTTCCCGAATGGCTGGGCACCGCTCCACTTCATTGTCGTGGAAGGCCTGTTGAAATACGGCTACCGTGAGGACGCTGAACGAATTGCTACGAAATGGCTCCACACCAACCTTGACTGGTTCAATGAACATGGCGTGTTTCTGGAAAAATACAATGTGGTTAGCCCCGACAAACCACCGCAAAAAGGCGTGTACCCCAGCCAAACCGGCTTCGGCTGGACAAACGCCGTGTTTGAACGGTTTTGCCAAGAGTTTATAGACGTGAAGTCGGCCAACCCGTAG
- a CDS encoding transposase family protein, with protein MTITMQQHTLPTIEELRQFVSGTQSLDLTIVHKQEAYAWLQQLVVRLDYQHLGKKDKGVVREYAIAVTGYSRAQVTRLIGQYLRTGCIALEPVNMRNQFALRYTREDIGLLAELDDAHDRLSGKAAKVLAQRAFVTFGDARYERLSAISVSHIYNLRGTVTYRNQSHTFTKTQATTIAIGERRKPRPNGQPGFIRIDTVHQGDKDKEKGVYHINLVDEVTQWEVVVAVERITERYMLPALEAALVLFPFVIVEFHADNGSEYINKQVAALLKAMLIKLSKSRAYQSGDNGLVETKNGSIIRKALGYAHIPREYAPDINSWYCTWFVPYLNFHRPCGYRITSVDSKTGKRTHRYPVNGYMVPYEKLKSLPDAKQYLKTGSSFEKLDEVAYAESDTAWAIAMNKAKDQLLKTLYTKR; from the coding sequence ATGACTATTACTATGCAGCAACACACGCTACCAACTATTGAAGAACTCAGACAGTTTGTCTCAGGCACTCAGTCACTTGACCTTACAATCGTACATAAGCAAGAGGCTTATGCCTGGTTACAGCAACTGGTCGTTCGTCTTGACTACCAGCACTTGGGCAAAAAAGACAAAGGCGTCGTTCGAGAATACGCCATAGCCGTCACGGGGTACAGCCGTGCCCAGGTGACTCGGCTTATTGGACAGTACCTGCGGACTGGCTGTATTGCGCTGGAGCCAGTGAACATGAGAAACCAGTTTGCACTGCGCTACACGCGTGAAGACATTGGGCTGCTAGCAGAGCTGGATGATGCCCATGATCGGCTCAGTGGCAAAGCGGCAAAAGTTCTAGCCCAACGAGCCTTTGTGACATTTGGCGATGCACGCTACGAACGACTTAGCGCAATCTCCGTCAGCCACATATACAATCTACGTGGCACCGTAACATACCGTAACCAAAGCCATACGTTCACCAAAACGCAAGCAACAACAATAGCTATTGGCGAGCGCCGCAAACCACGCCCGAACGGTCAACCTGGCTTCATCCGTATAGATACTGTCCACCAGGGAGATAAGGACAAAGAAAAGGGTGTGTACCACATCAATCTGGTTGATGAAGTTACCCAGTGGGAGGTGGTGGTCGCGGTCGAGAGAATCACTGAGCGTTACATGCTGCCAGCCCTCGAAGCAGCTTTGGTGCTGTTCCCATTTGTCATTGTAGAATTCCACGCCGACAATGGCTCGGAGTACATCAACAAACAAGTTGCTGCCCTCCTGAAAGCAATGCTCATCAAGCTCAGTAAGTCTCGAGCCTACCAAAGCGGAGACAATGGATTGGTTGAAACCAAGAATGGTAGCATTATCCGAAAAGCCCTAGGCTATGCGCATATACCCAGGGAATATGCTCCGGATATTAACAGCTGGTACTGTACGTGGTTTGTGCCCTACCTGAACTTCCACCGACCCTGCGGTTACCGCATAACGAGCGTTGACTCAAAGACGGGCAAGAGGACACATCGCTACCCAGTCAATGGGTACATGGTACCGTACGAGAAGCTGAAGTCATTGCCAGACGCCAAACAATACCTGAAGACAGGCAGCAGTTTTGAGAAACTAGACGAAGTGGCGTATGCTGAAAGTGATACAGCTTGGGCGATAGCCATGAACAAAGCAAAAGACCAGTTGTTGAAGACACTATATACAAAACGCTAG
- a CDS encoding alpha-glucosidase C-terminal domain-containing protein — protein sequence MKTWKDVNAIYQIYPRSFQDSNGDGVGDLQGIIRRLPYLKGEPDSLGVDAVWFSPFFPSPMADFGYDVSDYCNIDPLFGSLDDFKELIAKAHERDIKVMIDFVPNHSSDQHPWFQESKSSRDNPKRDYYVWRDAKPDGSPPNNWISIFGGSAWEWDEATGQYYLHTFLKEQPDWNWENPDVRREMQRVLRFWFDLGVDGMRADAVRWISKDEHLRDDPLNPAFIETPSADPYWRLLHVHSRFGPHLFDYLRELTDVVEQYPDRIMIFEDYPDGVFTTRDQYLGFYGVNPRVSMPFNFEGINATFTAQHFRGFITEFQGFIDPSQHTPVYCFGNHDQPRLVSRVGERQASLIAILQTTLPGLPVMYYGDELGMKNAYIAPDEEQDPLNAIKPGLGLGRDPERTPMQWDGGQYAGFSDAKPWLPLAGQHEQCNIATMSQKHDTFLSLYRWLLDFRSRSNVLKHGGYETLDATNPHVFSFARMLGNEQLLIVLNFSNRRRSYDLPPGSHILMSSMQSCSAGISRKNQLKLQPYEAVIVGQMHSA from the coding sequence ATGAAAACCTGGAAAGATGTGAATGCGATTTACCAGATTTATCCGCGTAGCTTTCAGGATAGCAATGGGGATGGTGTGGGCGACCTGCAGGGGATTATTCGTCGACTGCCGTACTTGAAGGGGGAGCCAGATTCACTTGGGGTAGATGCGGTGTGGTTCTCGCCTTTTTTTCCGAGCCCCATGGCCGACTTTGGCTATGATGTGAGTGACTACTGCAACATAGATCCACTGTTTGGCAGTCTTGATGACTTCAAGGAGCTTATAGCAAAAGCACACGAGCGAGACATTAAAGTCATGATAGATTTTGTGCCGAACCATTCATCTGACCAGCACCCGTGGTTTCAGGAGTCGAAATCTTCCCGTGATAACCCAAAACGTGACTATTATGTCTGGCGTGATGCCAAACCAGACGGCTCCCCACCAAACAACTGGATTAGCATATTCGGTGGCTCTGCCTGGGAGTGGGATGAAGCGACCGGGCAGTACTACCTACATACATTCCTCAAAGAGCAGCCTGACTGGAACTGGGAAAACCCAGACGTTCGCCGTGAAATGCAGCGAGTTCTGCGGTTTTGGTTTGACCTAGGCGTAGACGGAATGCGGGCAGATGCGGTGCGCTGGATTTCCAAGGATGAACACTTACGTGACGATCCGCTTAATCCTGCATTTATAGAGACGCCCAGCGCGGATCCGTACTGGAGGCTGCTTCACGTGCACAGTCGTTTTGGACCGCACTTATTTGACTATTTGCGTGAGCTCACCGATGTTGTCGAGCAGTATCCTGACCGAATTATGATATTTGAAGACTACCCCGACGGCGTCTTTACCACGCGCGACCAATATCTTGGCTTTTATGGGGTGAACCCGCGCGTGAGCATGCCATTTAATTTCGAAGGCATAAATGCTACCTTTACGGCGCAACATTTCAGAGGGTTCATAACTGAGTTTCAAGGCTTTATCGACCCATCGCAGCACACCCCTGTTTACTGTTTTGGCAACCATGACCAGCCGCGACTGGTTTCACGGGTTGGCGAGCGTCAGGCGAGCCTCATAGCTATATTACAGACAACACTGCCGGGGCTGCCGGTTATGTACTATGGTGATGAACTTGGAATGAAAAATGCCTACATCGCTCCCGACGAAGAACAAGACCCACTCAACGCTATTAAGCCTGGTTTAGGCCTAGGGCGTGACCCTGAACGTACGCCGATGCAGTGGGACGGCGGTCAGTATGCTGGCTTCAGTGATGCCAAGCCATGGCTACCCCTTGCTGGCCAGCATGAACAGTGCAACATTGCGACAATGTCGCAAAAACATGATACGTTTCTTTCGCTCTACCGTTGGCTTCTCGACTTCCGTTCTCGGAGCAACGTGCTCAAGCATGGTGGCTATGAAACACTCGATGCAACAAACCCGCACGTGTTTTCTTTTGCCCGGATGCTTGGTAATGAACAGCTGCTTATAGTCCTGAATTTTTCCAATCGACGCCGCAGTTATGACCTGCCACCGGGAAGCCATATTCTAATGTCCTCGATGCAGTCATGCTCGGCCGGTATATCTCGAAAAAATCAGCTTAAACTTCAGCCGTACGAGGCCGTGATAGTTGGGCAAATGCACTCCGCCTAA
- a CDS encoding VIT family protein, with protein MDELKKKLALSQNDKLNGLRAAVLGANDGVVSTAGLIFGVAGATNNKGAIFTAGLAGLIAGAISMAVGEYISVSTQRDTERAFIAREKKLLEKDPAGQLEDLAAFYEAKGVSRKTALQFARELSADDPVKAHLEAELKLDENDLTNPMTAGIASFFSFGLGALIPLTAAVASPDSTRIKTTLLAVIAGLFLTGYYSAKFGGANKRAAVLRVLVGGITAMAVTYAIGRAFGTAIS; from the coding sequence ATGGACGAACTCAAGAAAAAACTAGCACTTTCACAAAACGACAAGCTCAATGGACTTCGCGCGGCCGTGCTTGGCGCAAACGATGGCGTTGTTAGTACCGCAGGGCTCATCTTTGGTGTGGCAGGTGCTACCAACAACAAGGGTGCAATATTTACGGCCGGCCTCGCTGGACTAATTGCCGGGGCTATTAGCATGGCGGTCGGCGAGTACATATCGGTTAGCACGCAGCGTGACACCGAGCGTGCATTCATAGCGCGCGAAAAGAAACTGTTGGAAAAAGATCCGGCTGGTCAGCTGGAAGACTTGGCAGCGTTTTATGAAGCAAAGGGCGTTTCACGCAAAACCGCGCTTCAGTTTGCGCGCGAACTGAGCGCCGATGACCCGGTAAAAGCGCACCTTGAGGCCGAACTGAAGCTTGACGAAAACGACCTCACTAACCCCATGACAGCTGGTATCGCCTCGTTCTTTTCGTTTGGGCTGGGGGCGCTCATACCGCTCACGGCGGCGGTTGCCTCGCCCGATAGTACCCGCATAAAGACCACACTGCTGGCAGTCATTGCGGGGCTGTTCCTCACCGGTTACTACAGCGCAAAATTTGGTGGCGCCAACAAACGTGCCGCCGTACTTCGCGTACTGGTCGGCGGTATAACGGCTATGGCGGTGACATACGCCATCGGCCGCGCTTTTGGTACTGCAATAAGCTAG